CCAGACCGTCAAGCTCACCGTGGTGCGTGGCGGCGACGAGCGCGAGCTCACGGTCAAGCTGGCCCAGCGGCCGGCGACGGTCCAGGGCGGCTAGCCCGCGCGCGGCGCGCGCAGGCGCGGCCCTACGATGGAGGGCGTGACGGACGACGCCCCCCGCATCAAGTTCTGCGGCCTGACCCGCCTCGACGACGCGCAGCACGCGGTCGACGCGGGGGCCTGGGCGATCGGCCTCATCTTCTGGCCGGCCTCGAAGCGCGCCGTCGCGCTGGACGAGGCCGAGCGCATCGGCCGCGCGCTGCGCCGCAAGGTCGAGCTCGTCGGCGTCTTCGTCGACCAGCCGCTCGACGAGGTGGTCGCCATCGCCGAGGCCGTGGGGCTGACGATGGTGCAGCTCCACGGCGACGAGGGCCCCCGCTACGCCGACGAGGTCGCGCGTCGCACGGGCACGAAGGTCCTCAAGGCCGCCCGCGTCCAGACCCGGGGCGACGTCGACCGGCTCGCCGCCTTCTCGGTCGCCTACCACCTGGTCGACGCGCACGACCCGGCGCTGCCGGGCGGCACGGGCCACACCTTCGACTGGTCGGTCCTGCGCGGCCGGCGCTCCGACGTCCCGCTCGTGCTCTCGGGCGGGCTGACCCCGGAGAACGTCGCCGAGGCGATCCGGGCCGTGAAGCCGTTCGCGGTCGACGTCGCCAGCGGCGTCGAGTCCGCGCCCGGCGTGAAGGACCACGCCAAGCTCGACGCCTTCGCCGCGGCGGTCCGCTCGACCGCGCCGGCGCGGCCGGCGTCGGCCGAGGTCGTGGCGTGAGCGCCGCGCAGGGGCAGGGCCTCGAGCACCGCTTCGGGCCCTACGGCGGCCAGTACGTCCCGGAGACGCTGATGCCGGCGCTGGCCGAGCTCGAGGCCGAGTGGCTGGCCGCCCGCCGCGACCCGGCCTTCCGGTCAGAGCTCGACGAGCTGCTGCGCGACTACGTCGGGCGCCCGTCGCCGCTGTACAAGGCGCGGCGGCTGAGCGAGCTGGCCGGCCGCGAGGTCTGGCTCAAGCGCGAGGACCTCAACCACACCGGCGCGCACAAGATCAACAACGCGCTGGGCCAGGTCCTGCTGGCCAAGCGCATGGGCAAGCCGCGGATCATCGCCGAGACCGGCGCCGGCCAGCACGGCGTCGCGACCGCCACGGCGTGCGCGCTGCTGGGCCTGGACTGCGTGATCTTCATGGGCGTCGAGGACATCCGCCGCCAGCACCCCAACGTCCAGCGCATGGAGCTGCTGGGCGCGACGGTCTCGCCGGTCGAGGCGGGGACGGGGACGCTGAAGGAGGCGGTCTCCGAGGCGATCCGCGACTGGGTCACGAACGTCGCGACGACCCACTACATCCTCGGGACGGCGGCCGGCCCGGCGCCGTACCCGGCCCTGGTGCGCGACCTCCAGCGGGTGATCGGCGACGAGGCCCGCGCGCAGCTGCTCGAGCGCCGCGGCGCGCTGCCCGACCGCGTCGTGGCGTGCGTCGGGGGCGGCTCGAACGCCATCGGGATGTTCGCGGCCTTCGTCGAGGACGAGGGCGTCGAGCTCCTCGGCGTCGAGCCGGCGGGCGACGGCCTGGAGACCGGGCGCCATGGCGCGCCGCTGACGGTCGGCGGGCGACCCGGCGTCCTGCACGGGTCGCTCAGCGCCATCCTCCAGGACGACGAGGGCCAGATCTCCGAGGCGCACTCGATCTCGGCCGGCCTCGACTACCCCGGCTCGGGGCCGGAGCACGCGTGGCTGCGCGACGCGGGCCGCGCCCGCTACGTCGCGGTCACCGACGAGCAGGCGCTCACCGCCTTCCAGGAGGTCACGGCGCTCGAGGGCATCATCCCGGCGCTCGAGACCGCGCACGCGTTCTTCCACGTCCTGCACGCGCCGACGGACTCGCAGTGCGACGTGCTGTGCCTGTCCGGGCGCGGGGACAAGGACCTCGCCCAGGTGCTGGATCGCCTGGAGACCCGCTCGTGAGCGCGACGGTGGGCGCCGGCGCCCAGCGCATCGCCGACGCCTTCG
The DNA window shown above is from Conexibacter sp. SYSU D00693 and carries:
- a CDS encoding phosphoribosylanthranilate isomerase — its product is MTDDAPRIKFCGLTRLDDAQHAVDAGAWAIGLIFWPASKRAVALDEAERIGRALRRKVELVGVFVDQPLDEVVAIAEAVGLTMVQLHGDEGPRYADEVARRTGTKVLKAARVQTRGDVDRLAAFSVAYHLVDAHDPALPGGTGHTFDWSVLRGRRSDVPLVLSGGLTPENVAEAIRAVKPFAVDVASGVESAPGVKDHAKLDAFAAAVRSTAPARPASAEVVA
- the trpB gene encoding tryptophan synthase subunit beta → MSAAQGQGLEHRFGPYGGQYVPETLMPALAELEAEWLAARRDPAFRSELDELLRDYVGRPSPLYKARRLSELAGREVWLKREDLNHTGAHKINNALGQVLLAKRMGKPRIIAETGAGQHGVATATACALLGLDCVIFMGVEDIRRQHPNVQRMELLGATVSPVEAGTGTLKEAVSEAIRDWVTNVATTHYILGTAAGPAPYPALVRDLQRVIGDEARAQLLERRGALPDRVVACVGGGSNAIGMFAAFVEDEGVELLGVEPAGDGLETGRHGAPLTVGGRPGVLHGSLSAILQDDEGQISEAHSISAGLDYPGSGPEHAWLRDAGRARYVAVTDEQALTAFQEVTALEGIIPALETAHAFFHVLHAPTDSQCDVLCLSGRGDKDLAQVLDRLETRS